A segment of the Mercurialis annua linkage group LG4, ddMerAnnu1.2, whole genome shotgun sequence genome:
TGTGAAGGAGTTTGTCCGGTTTGCATTACGGCATCCGGCTTGTATGAGTGGGGTACAGATCTTTAGAAAGTGCTGGTTCGCGAATGGGCGAGCCTGGCGGTTTCTGACTCCAGAGCAGAGAGATTTCTATTGGGAGGAATTTAAGgtataaattgttaattttaaagtttgattttAGACTAACGCAAAATTACTAACTCAAACTTGGTGTTTATGTTTTGCAGAAGGAATACTGGTGGGATACGGTGGATTACAGCGACGACGTCATCAAAGGTGTATTCATGACGCATGCTGCCAACCGATACAAGGACGTTATTCACAGGATGAGAGACAAGGACGGCAAACATACCTCGATCAGCCAAGATATCTGGGATTCCTGGCAGGCCGTCTGGGCGTCAGAGGACGAGAAGAAGAAGTCCGATGTAGCTCGCGCtaatcggatgagcgagcctGCTGGAGCCGGTTCCGGACCAGTACGCCACACAGGGGGATCCCGTTCTGCCATCAGACATATGGATGTGTTGGTTTGTTTctagaattcttttttatttataactatcttttattttctgattttctgatgaactaacaaattgtttattattcttttaggCTGACGAGCTCGGCCGCAAGCCTACCGCAACGGAGCTGTATACTCGGATGCACTCCACGAAAGCTGACAAGGGTGTCATGGTAGACAAGAGGGCCCAAGACATGAGTGTAAGTCATAAACAATCTAATTTTAGTAGTTGTTTTACTTTACTCAagtgttagattaaattagtgtaaaatgtgttttaatttaaattgtaaatgttagattaggtgtgttaacagccggtgggttgtatatgaaatctatatgtttgcaggatgtccctgaaaaatgggtgttgatcaaattatagaggaaatgctgccgaattttcgtTAGGATTTATACTTACATTTCATATGTTATACGTTTTAATTAGCCGTtatgtgatatatatgtttttcaatctttttgtaGGATGCAATTGCTCAGAGACTTGCTGCTGCATCGCAGCCGCCGACCGGAGAGGGTGGTTCGTCTAGCACAGCAGAAGTCGACGAGACGCAGCTATTTCTAGAtatcgagggcgtcaacaagaagcgGCGTGTCTACGGGTTGGGTTCAGCGACTAGTGCGTACGTGGATACGACGACGTCTAGTAGGGCGAGGACCAGGTCCACACAGTCACAGCGAACTGAGGAGGAGATCGAGCGGCGTGTGCGGACGGGGATCCAGGACGGACTGCGCCAGATTACCACTGAGGTGGAGGATCTCCGTGCCCAGCAGGCGAGAACCAATGAGAGGATGGCCGGGATTATTCAGGCCGAGATGGCGAAGATGATGCAGACTCTTCCTCCGCAGTATCGCCCACCCCCAGGTCCTTCAGACGATGACGATACTCCGACTTCGTAGTGTCACGTTTGTATTTctgacattttgtattttgtcacttttatacattttgtgttatcttgttttatatattttcttacgatatgtaaaatataacatgtttttatatgaaatcgGTCGTTTTTGGAAATTGAGTTTTAATGAGAGTTTCAAATAATAGATTTTACAGATTTTAATTGTCGTGAATTGAATAGGAAAAACGGACGGAAAATAGATAATTCTGTCCAAACTGCGACGATATTTGCGACAGAATTGgttccgtcgcaaatattgacaatttgcgacggaattaattccgtcgcaaattttgataatttgcgacggaatcaaCTCCGTCGCAAACTTCGACCATTTTGCGACGGAAccgattccgtcgcaaattgtcaatatttgcgacggaacCAGTTCCGTCGCAAAATGGTTAACTCCGTCGCCAATACGTctcccttttcattttttgggagACGACATTGGCGACGGTGTATTTGGTTATGGCGACGGGCTTGCCGTCGCCATATTTGCGACGCTCTGGTCGCTAATTTTTTAGCGACCAGAGATTTTGCGACGGACCTGTTCCGTCGCAAAGCCGTCGCAAATCcacatttgcgacggattatgagtgatttgcg
Coding sequences within it:
- the LOC126678720 gene encoding uncharacterized protein LOC126678720; translation: MHSTKADKGVMVDKRAQDMSDAIAQRLAAASQPPTGEGGSSSTAEVDETQLFLDIEGVNKKRRVYGLGSATSAYVDTTTSSRARTRSTQSQRTEEEIERRVRTGIQDGLRQITTEVEDLRAQQARTNERMAGIIQAEMAKMMQTLPPQYRPPPGPSDDDDTPTS